A genomic region of Caenorhabditis elegans chromosome V contains the following coding sequences:
- the K09C6.3 gene encoding Transposase (Confirmed by transcript evidence) — translation MNNGSPSLSLVGTNSRFTEHYLKRAHKKKEPRRVFTRMKDVDDKLHRFYNRFTYG, via the exons aTGAATAACGGATCTCCATCGCTGAGTCTCGTCGGCACCAATTCTCGCTTTACAGAGCATTACTTGAAACGAGCTCACAAGAAAAAAGAGCCTCGGCGGGTTTTTACAAGAATGAAAG ATGTCGACGACAAACTTCATCGCTTCTACAATAGATTTACCTATGgttga
- the K09C6.9 gene encoding DUF19 domain-containing protein (Confirmed by transcript evidence) produces MPRLLVLTTTVFAILGCALANNRAAVCQKAVNLGVTFYTAKEMEPILACADTHFYNDPKDPELVSKAKTCVINNSMNKAIAAMNLYSGFNGCTNLSDLVSKLATPFINLCKPVINKALSTLDTCKANNKQTGNAKQTACMNKVYTNCIAMVTKQFVNKVCTGLAKKMNAKEWNCCKTYVPKVADAKAYKCYSIEK; encoded by the exons ATGCCACGTTTATTGGTACTCACTACAACAGTCTTCGCTATTCTGGGATGCGCTCTGGCCAACAACAGAGCAGCCGTCTGTCAGAAGGCTGTAAATTTAGGGGTGACGTTCTACACGGCCAAGGAGATGGAACCG attctcgCATGCGCCGATACTCATTTCTACAATGACCCAAAAGATCCGGAGCTTGTGTCCA aagccAAGACATGTGTGATCAACAACAGTATGAACAAGGCGATCGCTGCAATGAATCTGTACAGCGGGT TCAACGGCTGCACAAACCTCTCGGATCTTGTCTCAAAGCTTGCCACACCATTCATAAACCTTTGCAAACCAGTTATCAACAAAGCCCTATCCACCTTGGACACCTGCAAGGCTAACAATAAGCAAACAGGCAATGCCAAACAGACCGCCTGTATGAACAAAGTATACACAAATTGTATTGCAATGGTCACTAAACAGTTTGTCAATAAAGTGTGCACTGGGTTGGCTAAG aaaatgaacgCAAAAGAGTGGAATTGCTGCAAGACTTATGTGCCAAAGGTCGCCGATGCCAAGGCATATAAGTGCTACAGTATTGAGAAGTGA